In Deinococcus maricopensis DSM 21211, one genomic interval encodes:
- a CDS encoding M24 family metallopeptidase: MQVYLDRIRDALRATDLDGWLIYDFQGLNPHARTVLGIPERAHLTRRFFVYVPREGTPTLIHHRIEGGTWRTLAGSATLTWQPYSAHTELDAHLHALLAGQRVAMEYSARGAVPYVSRVDAGTLERVREAGADVHSSADLLQQFLVWTPEDEAAHARAVDVLMRAKDDAFRYVHDQLQQGEPVTELDVQAVIARVIEDAGMSSGHAVMVGFGVNAADPHYEPGGDKNATLSAGQAVMLDLWCQEDGRPFADVTWMGFAGTPTPDFLEVWQAVADARDAGIAVLQDRTATTQGWEADRAAREVLAARGLAEHFTHRLGHNLGVQLHGPGANLDDLETHDTRTLLGGLAVTVEPGVYDAARGFGIRSEVNLYLTPNGGARLTTPVQAAPFALGEGDWASVRARALGEA; this comes from the coding sequence ATGCAAGTGTACCTCGACCGCATCCGCGACGCCCTGCGCGCCACCGACCTTGACGGCTGGCTGATCTACGACTTCCAGGGCCTCAACCCGCACGCCCGCACGGTGCTCGGCATTCCCGAGCGCGCGCACCTCACCCGTCGCTTCTTCGTGTACGTCCCGCGCGAAGGCACCCCCACGCTGATCCACCACCGCATCGAGGGCGGCACGTGGCGCACCCTCGCCGGCAGCGCCACCCTCACCTGGCAGCCGTACAGCGCCCACACGGAGCTCGACGCGCACCTGCACGCCCTGCTGGCCGGGCAGCGCGTCGCCATGGAGTACAGCGCGCGCGGCGCCGTCCCGTACGTCAGCCGCGTGGACGCCGGCACCCTCGAACGCGTCCGCGAGGCGGGCGCCGACGTGCACAGCAGCGCGGACCTGCTCCAGCAGTTCCTCGTCTGGACGCCCGAGGACGAGGCGGCGCACGCCCGCGCCGTGGACGTGCTGATGCGCGCCAAGGACGACGCCTTCCGGTACGTCCATGACCAACTGCAGCAGGGCGAGCCCGTCACGGAACTGGACGTGCAGGCCGTCATCGCGCGCGTCATCGAGGACGCCGGCATGAGCAGCGGCCACGCCGTCATGGTGGGCTTCGGCGTCAACGCCGCCGACCCGCACTACGAACCCGGCGGCGACAAGAACGCCACCCTCAGCGCCGGCCAGGCGGTGATGCTCGACCTGTGGTGCCAGGAGGACGGCCGCCCATTCGCGGACGTCACCTGGATGGGCTTCGCCGGCACGCCCACCCCTGACTTCCTGGAGGTCTGGCAGGCCGTGGCGGACGCGCGCGACGCCGGCATCGCCGTCCTGCAGGACCGCACCGCCACCACGCAGGGCTGGGAAGCGGACCGCGCCGCGCGCGAAGTGCTCGCAGCGCGCGGCCTCGCGGAGCACTTCACGCACCGCCTCGGCCACAACCTCGGCGTGCAGCTGCACGGGCCCGGCGCGAACCTCGATGACCTCGAAACGCACGACACCCGCACGCTCCTCGGCGGCCTCGCCGTCACCGTCGAGCCCGGCGTGTACGACGCGGCGCGCGGCTTCGGCATTCGCAGCGAGGTGAACCTCTATCTCACTCCGAACGGCGGCGCGCGCCTCACGACGCCCGTGCAGGCCGCACCCTTCGCGCTCGGCGAAGGCGACTGGGCGAGCGTCCGCGCGCGCGCACTGGGCGAAGCATGA
- a CDS encoding YdgA family protein, translating into MTVSPTPRPPRKRPSPVLIGGVTVALIAGAVAGATAVSSTQTAAMMNGNTATMRQALEATGFAHITEHQYQRGFMSSTETMTVLVGPDEDRVKLKVTNRIQHGPLPGLRTLANAVIDTDVQFADAKVQAAFEKALGGKRPEIRTVIGLTGSTSTSVNVPAGQFADGADMVRWQPLTGTYRASGRTTDLNFALPTVTVSGDGTTVSVNGVRLSGKTTKRDAKDPLGVGDSAFTIDSVSAGDGIGARGIRVSSNASDAGGQFYGGTVKYDVGSVSVPGLNLKNLQLHVSARHLARDPLVRLARAFEAMQQDARQGKATPTLTKAQEDALMADVLALLQGAPVIAVDRLSVEQPSGTVTLDAVATLPDAKGIDAATLKASPEVLLAGLNVRANLIGREQAVRELLTLVDPGGRQGLAANLSGLVEAGMLERRGDNLNATLNYGAGRVTLNGQDLGAF; encoded by the coding sequence ATGACTGTTTCCCCTACCCCCCGCCCGCCCCGCAAACGCCCCAGCCCGGTCCTGATCGGCGGCGTGACCGTCGCCCTGATCGCCGGCGCGGTCGCCGGCGCCACGGCCGTCAGCAGCACGCAGACCGCCGCCATGATGAACGGCAACACCGCCACGATGCGCCAGGCCCTCGAGGCGACCGGCTTCGCGCACATCACCGAGCACCAGTACCAGCGCGGGTTCATGAGCAGCACCGAAACCATGACGGTCCTCGTCGGGCCCGACGAGGACCGCGTGAAGCTCAAGGTCACCAACCGCATTCAGCACGGGCCGCTGCCGGGCCTGCGCACCCTCGCGAACGCCGTCATCGACACGGACGTGCAGTTCGCCGACGCGAAGGTGCAGGCGGCGTTCGAGAAGGCGCTCGGCGGGAAACGCCCGGAGATCCGCACCGTCATCGGCCTGACCGGCTCGACGAGCACCTCCGTGAACGTGCCCGCCGGGCAGTTCGCGGACGGCGCCGACATGGTCCGCTGGCAGCCGCTGACCGGCACGTACCGCGCGAGCGGCCGCACCACCGACCTGAACTTCGCGCTGCCGACCGTGACCGTCAGCGGCGACGGCACGACTGTCAGCGTGAACGGCGTCCGCCTCAGCGGCAAGACCACGAAACGCGACGCGAAGGATCCGCTGGGCGTGGGCGACTCCGCGTTCACGATTGACAGCGTCAGCGCCGGCGACGGCATCGGCGCGCGCGGCATCCGCGTGAGCAGCAACGCCAGCGACGCGGGCGGGCAGTTCTATGGCGGGACCGTGAAGTACGACGTGGGCAGCGTGAGCGTGCCGGGCCTGAACCTCAAGAACCTGCAGCTGCACGTGTCCGCGCGGCACCTCGCGCGTGACCCGCTTGTGCGCCTGGCGCGCGCGTTCGAGGCGATGCAGCAGGACGCCCGCCAGGGCAAGGCCACCCCGACCCTTACCAAAGCGCAGGAGGACGCCCTGATGGCGGACGTGCTGGCGCTGCTGCAGGGCGCGCCGGTGATCGCGGTCGACCGCCTGTCGGTGGAGCAGCCGAGTGGCACGGTCACGCTCGACGCGGTCGCCACGCTCCCCGACGCCAAGGGCATCGACGCGGCCACGCTGAAGGCGTCGCCGGAGGTGCTGCTCGCGGGCCTGAACGTCCGCGCGAACCTGATCGGTCGGGAGCAGGCCGTGCGGGAACTGCTGACGCTCGTCGACCCGGGCGGCCGTCAGGGCCTCGCGGCGAACCTGAGCGGCCTGGTCGAGGCGGGCATGCTGGAACGCCGCGGAGACAACCTGAACGCCACCCTGAACTACGGCGCGGGGCGCGTCACCCTGAACGGCCAGGACCTCGGCGCCTTCTGA
- the trmH gene encoding tRNA (guanosine(18)-2'-O)-methyltransferase TrmH: MTPERFEKLKRVLSQRQPTLTVLMEEVNKPHNFSAILRSCDAVGVWEAHAVPPKNGKLPTYNATSGSAEKWVRVQSHADAPSAVRELQGRGFQVLATHLSARSVDYRELDYTRPTCVLLGAEKWGVSEEAADAADANVVIPMLGMVQSLNVSVACATILFEAQRQRLAAGLYGQAPFPPDEFDRVLFEWAYPDLADTYRERGEPYPALDEHGEIIRA; this comes from the coding sequence ATGACGCCGGAGCGTTTCGAGAAACTCAAGCGGGTGCTGAGCCAGCGGCAACCCACCCTCACCGTCCTGATGGAGGAAGTCAACAAGCCGCACAACTTCAGTGCCATTCTGCGTTCGTGCGACGCCGTAGGCGTGTGGGAGGCGCACGCCGTCCCGCCCAAGAACGGGAAGCTGCCCACGTACAACGCCACCAGCGGCAGCGCCGAGAAGTGGGTGCGCGTGCAGAGCCACGCGGACGCGCCGAGCGCCGTGCGTGAACTGCAGGGGCGCGGCTTCCAGGTGCTCGCCACGCACCTGAGCGCGCGCAGCGTCGACTACCGCGAACTCGACTACACGCGTCCCACGTGCGTGCTGCTCGGCGCGGAGAAGTGGGGCGTGTCCGAGGAGGCCGCCGACGCCGCCGACGCGAACGTCGTGATCCCCATGCTGGGCATGGTGCAGAGCCTCAACGTGTCCGTGGCGTGCGCGACCATCCTGTTCGAGGCGCAGCGGCAGCGGCTCGCCGCGGGCCTGTACGGCCAGGCGCCGTTCCCGCCGGACGAGTTCGACCGGGTGCTGTTCGAGTGGGCGTACCCGGACCTTGCGGACACCTACCGGGAGCGTGGCGAGCCGTACCCGGCGCTCGACGAGCACGGCGAGATCATTCGCGCCTGA
- a CDS encoding HesB/IscA family protein, which produces MTATVEKVIGISEFGAQKALGILASSGKENAGVRVFVKSGGCSGYQYGMAIDDRELEGDTVILDRGVKLIVDRMSLPLLQGSEVDFIENMMGGGFTVHNPNATSACGCGHSFRTDGSQSPDGEGSSGCGSH; this is translated from the coding sequence ATGACGGCAACGGTCGAGAAAGTCATTGGCATCAGCGAATTCGGCGCGCAGAAGGCGCTGGGCATCCTGGCGTCCAGCGGCAAGGAGAACGCAGGCGTGCGCGTCTTCGTCAAGAGCGGCGGCTGCAGCGGCTACCAGTACGGCATGGCCATCGATGACCGCGAACTCGAAGGCGATACGGTCATCCTGGACCGCGGCGTGAAGCTCATCGTGGACCGCATGAGCCTGCCGCTCCTGCAGGGCAGCGAAGTCGACTTCATCGAGAACATGATGGGCGGCGGCTTCACCGTGCACAACCCGAACGCCACGTCCGCGTGCGGGTGCGGCCACAGCTTCCGCACGGACGGCTCGCAGAGCCCGGACGGCGAAGGCTCCAGCGGCTGCGGCAGCCACTGA
- a CDS encoding 2,3-bisphosphoglycerate-independent phosphoglycerate mutase — protein sequence MIDTIKPLAKKTDSKILMVVLDGVGGLPLDLNGDTELATARTPNLDALALESQLGQLELVGAGITPGSGPGHLSLFGYDPLRFVVGRGALSAVGIGVKLSAGDVAVRGNFATLGEGRVVQDRRAGRPSDEKNAEIVAKLRAAIPEIDGVQVEIYTESEHRFVVVFRNPGTPLGANLSDVDPQATGVTPLVAHGHDAVSEKTAELVNAFVTRAEAALADEAQVNGVLFRGYSDVPHFPSFEDVYQLQAACIASYPMYKGLASLVGMDVLDVEGEEDALDGKVAALRANWDKYDFFYFHVKKTDSTGEDGNFDAKVKKVELFDALLPQLLELGPDVVCITGDHSTPSKLATHSWHPVPVLIRSAYGRKDAATRFTEEEAARGTLGLRRGTDLMPLLMANALKLQKYGA from the coding sequence ATGATCGACACCATCAAGCCCCTCGCGAAGAAAACCGACAGCAAGATCCTGATGGTCGTCCTCGACGGCGTCGGCGGCCTCCCGCTCGACCTGAACGGTGACACCGAACTCGCGACCGCCCGCACCCCGAACCTGGACGCGCTCGCCCTGGAAAGCCAGCTCGGGCAGCTCGAACTGGTCGGCGCGGGCATCACGCCCGGCAGCGGCCCTGGGCACCTCAGCCTGTTCGGGTACGACCCGCTGCGCTTCGTGGTGGGCCGCGGCGCCCTCAGCGCCGTCGGCATCGGCGTGAAACTCAGCGCCGGCGACGTGGCCGTGCGCGGCAACTTCGCCACGCTCGGCGAGGGCCGCGTCGTGCAGGACCGCCGTGCCGGCCGGCCCAGCGACGAGAAGAACGCCGAAATCGTCGCGAAACTCCGCGCCGCCATTCCCGAGATCGACGGCGTGCAGGTGGAGATCTACACCGAGAGCGAGCACCGCTTCGTGGTGGTGTTCCGCAACCCCGGCACGCCGCTCGGCGCGAACCTCAGCGACGTGGACCCCCAGGCGACCGGCGTCACGCCGCTCGTCGCGCACGGCCATGACGCGGTCAGCGAGAAGACCGCGGAGCTCGTGAACGCCTTCGTGACCCGCGCCGAGGCGGCCCTCGCCGACGAAGCGCAGGTGAACGGCGTGCTGTTCCGCGGGTACAGCGACGTCCCGCACTTCCCCAGCTTCGAGGACGTGTACCAGCTGCAGGCAGCGTGCATCGCCAGCTACCCCATGTACAAGGGCCTCGCGAGCCTCGTCGGCATGGACGTCCTCGACGTGGAAGGCGAGGAGGACGCGCTCGACGGCAAGGTCGCGGCGCTGCGCGCCAACTGGGACAAGTACGACTTCTTCTACTTCCACGTGAAGAAGACCGACAGCACCGGCGAGGACGGCAACTTCGACGCGAAGGTCAAGAAGGTCGAGCTGTTCGACGCGCTGCTTCCGCAACTGCTGGAGCTCGGCCCGGACGTCGTGTGCATCACCGGCGACCACAGCACGCCCAGCAAGCTCGCCACGCACAGCTGGCATCCGGTGCCGGTCCTGATCCGCAGCGCGTACGGCCGCAAGGACGCCGCCACGCGCTTCACCGAAGAGGAGGCGGCGCGCGGCACGCTCGGCCTGCGCCGCGGCACGGACCTGATGCCGCTCCTGATGGCGAACGCCCTGAAGCTCCAGAAGTACGGCGCGTAA
- a CDS encoding SDR family oxidoreductase, with the protein MSRSLSGWTVMLTGAGGALATALAQELEDVGAELVLVGRGEALARAEDRFPAKDVLNLDLTDPASIEALRGVKVDALVHTAGAFSMQDAHKATPDDLNAMFSANFTTLFHAVQGVLPHMLKQKDGVILGVSAGQAARMSGPKAALYTASKAAVAAYLGSLNDELKGKGVYARTLYPMGAIDTARNRADGLDPDSMIDMRELAQAAIYLLSREPRAHLNELKVYPDV; encoded by the coding sequence ATGAGTCGAAGTTTGAGTGGCTGGACGGTCATGCTCACAGGGGCGGGCGGCGCGCTCGCCACCGCCCTCGCGCAGGAACTGGAAGACGTCGGTGCGGAACTCGTGCTGGTCGGACGCGGCGAGGCCCTCGCACGCGCCGAGGACCGCTTCCCCGCCAAGGACGTCCTGAACCTGGACCTGACCGACCCAGCCAGCATCGAGGCGCTGCGCGGCGTGAAGGTGGACGCACTCGTGCACACCGCCGGCGCGTTCAGCATGCAGGACGCGCACAAGGCCACCCCGGACGACCTGAACGCCATGTTCAGCGCGAACTTCACGACGCTGTTCCACGCCGTGCAGGGTGTCCTGCCACACATGCTCAAGCAGAAGGACGGCGTGATTCTCGGCGTGAGCGCCGGGCAGGCCGCGCGCATGAGCGGCCCGAAAGCGGCGCTGTACACCGCCAGCAAGGCCGCCGTCGCCGCGTACCTCGGCAGCCTGAACGACGAGCTGAAAGGCAAGGGCGTATACGCGCGCACGCTCTACCCGATGGGCGCCATCGACACCGCGCGCAACCGCGCGGACGGCCTGGACCCCGACAGCATGATCGACATGCGCGAACTCGCGCAAGCCGCCATCTACCTGCTGTCGCGCGAGCCGCGCGCGCACCTGAACGAACTCAAGGTCTACCCGGACGTCTAA
- a CDS encoding HRDC domain-containing protein, with protein sequence MIEHLTGQLAGVHAATGDALTRLTGALCALEGAEWALTLADVRALARQLVARYGKGLVRVDPRVPVNRDLLAVHGLAVATTDADWRGANAVWLLNPDEKTLKRARKAEVPIIVDATFAPGGGWLARGADLVVYRDAVTLTGFADATFGTLLGTGDAPEHVAPGASDLAVALALRDVATLPLRAARQADTAAAVLAALPGRAQGVAGGTLLLAPEGLPADHAAWDAPLGGVRPAALSVPAGTLLSVGLEDASALLAALGLTREERGADAPAEPAADAPEPRPAPEIVYSGSIPYPDEAEDAAESAAPELAEAQEPEPEAPAPEPEVHIHDLHPDLPTPDAGADAVADLTDEQRAVFMRLREWRNAEAKRQEVSRFIIASNATLAEIARRAPQTTAELREVRGMGPQRLQKYGEQIIRVVWGI encoded by the coding sequence ATGATTGAACATTTGACTGGTCAGCTCGCGGGCGTTCACGCCGCGACCGGCGACGCGCTCACCCGCCTGACGGGCGCGCTCTGCGCCCTGGAGGGCGCCGAATGGGCCCTCACGCTCGCCGACGTGCGCGCCCTCGCGCGGCAGCTCGTGGCGCGTTACGGCAAGGGCCTCGTGCGCGTCGACCCGCGCGTCCCCGTGAACCGCGACCTGCTCGCCGTGCACGGCCTCGCGGTCGCCACCACCGACGCCGACTGGCGCGGCGCGAACGCCGTGTGGCTCCTAAACCCCGACGAAAAGACCCTCAAGCGCGCCCGCAAAGCGGAAGTGCCCATCATCGTGGACGCGACGTTCGCGCCGGGCGGCGGGTGGCTCGCGCGCGGCGCGGACCTCGTCGTGTACCGCGACGCCGTGACCCTCACGGGCTTCGCGGACGCGACGTTCGGCACGCTGCTCGGCACGGGGGACGCGCCGGAACACGTCGCGCCGGGCGCCTCGGACCTCGCCGTGGCCCTCGCGCTGCGCGACGTCGCCACCCTGCCGCTCCGCGCGGCCCGGCAGGCGGACACCGCCGCGGCGGTGCTGGCGGCCCTGCCCGGGCGCGCCCAGGGCGTGGCGGGCGGCACCCTGCTGCTCGCGCCCGAAGGCCTGCCCGCCGACCACGCCGCGTGGGACGCCCCGCTGGGCGGTGTGCGCCCGGCCGCGCTGAGTGTGCCTGCCGGGACGCTCCTGAGCGTCGGCCTGGAGGACGCCAGTGCGCTCCTCGCGGCGCTCGGCCTGACCCGCGAGGAACGCGGCGCCGACGCGCCCGCCGAACCGGCCGCGGACGCGCCCGAACCGCGCCCGGCGCCGGAAATCGTGTACTCCGGCAGCATCCCCTACCCGGACGAGGCGGAGGACGCGGCCGAATCCGCCGCGCCCGAACTGGCCGAGGCTCAGGAGCCCGAACCGGAAGCGCCCGCGCCGGAGCCGGAAGTGCACATCCACGACCTGCACCCAGACCTGCCCACGCCCGACGCGGGCGCGGACGCCGTTGCGGACCTCACGGACGAACAGCGCGCCGTGTTCATGCGCCTGCGCGAGTGGCGCAACGCGGAAGCGAAACGTCAGGAGGTGAGCCGCTTCATCATCGCGTCGAACGCCACGCTCGCGGAAATCGCGCGGCGCGCCCCGCAGACGACGGCGGAACTGCGCGAGGTGCGCGGCATGGGCCCGCAGCGCCTCCAGAAGTACGGCGAGCAGATCATCCGCGTCGTCTGGGGCATCTGA
- a CDS encoding amidohydrolase family protein produces the protein MTPTLALTGRLLDPLRPTLTEDGVLLIAGDRIVASGPRATTPIPDGVPTLQGGTLLPGLMDLHVHARPAYASWFPRAGVTTVRDAASSLENLRALRTHPGAPRMFGAGPALDGPGSIFAQFGPGAFEAPGDPVAGGWCVRTPEDAIRAVDALADAGVDTVKLYEQLTPDAYRAAAARAHARELPVMTDLGTAFTRGLSGAQVDALQAIACGVRSIEHVSGYALAYQRLGGDPLADSLNAAHLDHLARVTVDHGVTLVPTLVNLAGFAGTLEPLTLNTPAGPALDGLQHQWSYLRALPDSMRAAALADLRLAVALCVRVLDLGGRVVAGTDTPAAPDVLPGAGLHAELRLFAALLGLSPARALQAATTDAAGLLGRADLGTLQPGTLADVLIVDGRPDVTLADAARVRHVVQAGVPATVA, from the coding sequence ATGACGCCCACGCTCGCCCTGACCGGCCGCCTCCTCGACCCGCTGCGCCCCACCCTCACCGAGGACGGCGTCCTCCTGATCGCCGGCGACCGGATCGTCGCCAGCGGCCCGCGCGCCACCACCCCGATTCCCGACGGCGTGCCCACGCTGCAGGGCGGCACCCTGCTGCCCGGCCTGATGGACCTGCATGTGCACGCCCGCCCCGCCTACGCGTCCTGGTTCCCACGCGCCGGGGTGACCACGGTCCGCGACGCTGCCAGCAGCCTGGAGAACCTGCGCGCGCTGCGCACGCATCCCGGCGCGCCCCGCATGTTCGGCGCCGGCCCGGCCCTGGACGGCCCGGGCAGCATCTTCGCGCAGTTCGGTCCGGGCGCGTTCGAGGCGCCCGGCGACCCGGTCGCAGGCGGCTGGTGCGTCCGCACCCCCGAGGACGCCATCCGCGCGGTAGACGCCCTGGCCGACGCGGGCGTGGACACCGTGAAGTTGTACGAGCAGCTCACGCCCGACGCGTACCGCGCTGCGGCGGCCCGCGCGCACGCACGGGAACTGCCGGTCATGACGGATCTGGGCACCGCGTTCACGCGCGGCCTGAGCGGCGCGCAGGTGGACGCCCTGCAGGCCATCGCGTGCGGCGTGCGCAGCATCGAACACGTGAGCGGGTACGCCCTGGCGTACCAGCGGCTCGGGGGGGACCCGCTCGCGGACAGCCTGAACGCCGCGCACCTCGACCACCTCGCGCGCGTCACCGTCGACCACGGCGTGACGCTCGTGCCCACCCTCGTGAACCTCGCGGGCTTCGCCGGCACCCTGGAACCGCTGACCCTGAACACCCCTGCCGGGCCGGCCCTGGACGGCCTGCAGCATCAATGGTCGTACCTGCGGGCCCTGCCGGACAGCATGCGCGCAGCCGCGCTCGCGGACCTGCGACTGGCCGTGGCCCTCTGCGTGCGCGTCCTCGACCTGGGCGGACGCGTCGTCGCGGGCACCGATACGCCCGCCGCGCCCGACGTGCTGCCCGGCGCGGGCCTGCACGCCGAGCTGCGCCTGTTCGCAGCCCTGCTCGGCCTCTCCCCCGCCCGGGCGTTGCAGGCCGCCACAACCGACGCGGCCGGCCTGCTGGGGCGCGCGGACCTCGGCACCCTCCAGCCCGGCACGCTCGCGGACGTCCTGATCGTGGACGGCCGCCCGGACGTTACCCTCGCGGACGCCGCGCGCGTGCGGCACGTCGTGCAGGCGGGCGTGCCCGCCACGGTCGCCTGA
- a CDS encoding aldo/keto reductase, which produces MEYRQLGRTGLQVSPLCLGTMNFGPETTEEDSFAIMDRALDAGINFLDTANVYGRKLGEGVTESIIGRWLERHPGHRNRIVLATKVYGRMGEGPNDQRLSAYHIHKACEDSLRRLKTDRIDLYQMHHIDRRTPWEEVWQAMERLVQEGKVLYVGSSNFAGWHIAQANSVARERHFMGLVSEQSLYNLNARTVELEVIPACEAFGLGLIPWSPLAGGLLGGVLEKVQGGRRASEQMQKNIEKHRPQLEAYEAFCRDLGAAPADVALAWLLHQRAVTAPIIGPRTVEQLEQNLGALDLKLGEDALRRLDELWPGPGGQAPEAYAW; this is translated from the coding sequence ATGGAGTACCGGCAACTGGGCCGCACCGGCCTGCAAGTCAGCCCGCTGTGCCTCGGCACCATGAACTTCGGCCCCGAAACGACCGAGGAGGACAGCTTCGCCATTATGGACCGCGCACTGGACGCGGGCATCAACTTCCTCGACACCGCGAACGTGTACGGACGCAAACTCGGGGAGGGCGTCACCGAGAGCATCATCGGCCGCTGGCTGGAACGCCACCCCGGCCACCGCAACCGGATCGTGCTCGCCACGAAGGTGTACGGCCGCATGGGCGAAGGCCCCAACGACCAGCGCCTGTCCGCGTACCACATCCACAAAGCCTGCGAGGACAGCCTGCGCCGCCTCAAGACGGACCGCATCGACCTGTACCAGATGCACCACATCGACCGCCGCACGCCGTGGGAGGAAGTGTGGCAGGCGATGGAACGCCTCGTGCAGGAGGGGAAGGTGCTGTACGTCGGCAGCAGCAACTTCGCCGGGTGGCACATCGCGCAGGCGAACAGCGTCGCGCGCGAACGGCACTTCATGGGGCTCGTGTCCGAGCAGAGCCTCTACAACCTGAACGCCCGCACCGTCGAACTCGAAGTCATCCCCGCGTGCGAGGCGTTCGGGCTGGGCCTGATTCCGTGGAGTCCGCTCGCGGGCGGGTTGCTGGGCGGCGTGCTGGAGAAGGTGCAGGGGGGTCGCCGCGCGAGCGAGCAGATGCAGAAGAACATCGAGAAGCACCGCCCGCAACTCGAAGCGTACGAGGCGTTCTGCCGCGACCTGGGCGCCGCGCCCGCGGACGTGGCGCTCGCGTGGCTGCTGCACCAGCGGGCCGTGACAGCGCCCATCATCGGGCCGCGCACGGTGGAGCAGCTGGAGCAGAACCTTGGCGCGCTCGACCTGAAACTCGGCGAGGACGCCCTGCGCCGCCTCGACGAGCTCTGGCCCGGACCGGGCGGTCAGGCGCCCGAAGCGTACGCCTGGTGA